GCTCTGGCGCGAGAATGCATTGGATTGGCTCCAGCGCACGGATGCATTTTCAGGACATCATCAGCACTCTCAACCGGTTCTGGTCCGAGCAGGGGTGTCTGCTGTTGCAGCCCTACGACACGGAAAAGGGCGCAGGAACCATGAGTCCGCACACGGTGTTGCGAGCGATCGGACCGGAGCCCTGGGCCGTGGCTTATCCCGAGCCTTGCCGTCGCCCCACCGATGGTCGTTACGGCGATAATCCCAATCGAGCACAGCATTATTTCCAGTACCAGGTGCTGATCAAGCCTTCGCCGGATGGCATCCAGGAGACCTACCTCGCCTCATTGGAAGCGATGGGGATCCGTGCTGCTGATCACGACATCCGCTTCGTGGAAGACAACTGGGAGTCACCGACCCTCGGCGCCTGGGGCGTGGGCTGGGAGGTGTGGCTCGATGGCATGGAGGTGACCCAGTTCACCTATTTCCAGCAGTGCGGCGGCATCGATTGCAAGCCGGTGTCGATTGAGATCACCTATGGGCTTGAGCGTTTGGCGATGTATTTGCAGAACGTTGAAAGCATCTGGGATCTGAGCTGGAATGCCGACCGCAGTTATGGCGATATCTGGCTTCCTTTTGAAAAAGGACAGTGCCATTTCAACTTTGAGGCCTCCAACCCTGAGCGCCTCAAGCAGTTGTTCGCGATCTATGAAGCGGAAGCTGCTGATCTCATTGAAAGCAATCTGCCTGCGCCCGCCCTGGATTTTGTGCTCAAGTGCAGCCACACCTTCAACTTGCTTGAAGCTCGAGGGGTGATCTCGGTGACGGAGCGCACGGCCACCATCGGTCGGATCAGAAACCTGGCCCGCAAGGTTGCCGAGGCTTGGCTGGCTGAGCGGGAGGCGCTGGGGTTCCCATTGCTGAAGCAACCCGCTGCTGCTGCTGCTGCCGTAGCAGCCACCGCCGTCTGATCACGGGGGGAACTCTCGCAACAACTCCGATCCTGCTGAATGAAACCGGTGTTCAGTGCCGGGTTGTTGCTGTTCATGGCCTGCATGGGGGCGACCTCTGTTCGCTCCCCAGTGCAGTGGCTGAGTCTGGTGGCGCTTCTGGTCGGCGGACTGGTTGCCTGGGGGCGAGCCAGTCATTGGCCGAGAAAGGTCATGGCGGGTCTCGCTTTGATGCTCTGTCTGGTTAGCGCTCGCTGTGGAACTGGGGTCATGCCCCAGCCCCAGCCAGGAGATCCCAGCCTGTTCATTCCTCGTGATGGCACGTCACTTGCGGTGCGCCTCGTGGGCCGCATCCATGCTGACGGTGCTGTGACCAACGGTCGCTGCCGGTCTCTGCTGGATGTCAGCAGCCTTAATGGCCAGTTCAGTCGAGGCCGAACGGAGCTCACCATCGACCCGTGCACGACACCTTTATTGACTGGGTCATGGCTCGAACTTGAGGGCGAACTGCGCCGCCCTCAACCTGGCTCGCACCCGCTATTGGCCCGTGGTGATGAGCGACTGGCTTTGCAACGAACGTGGAGTCGTCTGCGCACCGATGCCATGCACGTGTTGCGGCAGGACTGGACTCCTCTGGCTGATGCACGCCGCACGATTGCTGAGCGTTTCACTGATCTTGCCGGGGAGCAGTCGGGAGGTTTGCTCGCGGCTCTGGTGCTCGGAGCTGCTCAGGTGTCCTTGCCGCAAAGCCTGCGCGAGGGATTCCGGGTGGCTGGCTTATCGCATGCTCTGGCGGCATCCGGATTTCATCTCTCCGTGCTGTTGGGCAGCGCACTCGCTTGCACCAGGACCTTGCCTGCCGCCTTGAGGCTTGCTGCGGGGAGTGGAGCCATGGCGTTGTTTCTTGCCCTTGCGGGCGCGCAGCCATCCGTGGTTCGCGCAGTGTTGATGGGTGCTGCGGCACTGCTGATTCGTGAGAGCGGACATCGCAGTCGCCCGCTGGGGGTGCTCCTGGTCACCCTGGTGCTCATGCTGCTGGTGCATCCAGCCTGGGGGCGTTCCGTCGGCTTTCAGCTCAGTGCAGCGGCGACGGTTGGCCTGATGATTTCGGCGGGCCCCCTGGAGCAATGGATCGTTCAGAACTGGCCCCAGCAATTGCAACGACTGGCTCCGGCGCTTTCGATTCCCCTTGCTGCTCTGTTCTGGACCCTGCCGTTGCAATTGCTGTATTTCGGAGCAGCGCCGCTTTACGCCTTGCTCAGCAACCTGCTTGCTGCTCCGTTGTTAGCTCCACTCACCCTGGCCGCTATGGCACTGGCAGTGATGGTGTTGCTGTTGCCGGCTGCTCTGAGCGCTGCTCTGTTGCCTTGGTTGATCTGGCCTGTGCAGCAGTTGAGTTGGTGGCTGATCATTTTGGTGAATTGGATCAGTCAGTGGCCAGGGGCTCAGCTGCTCACAGGGCCGGTGCATCCCCTGCTTGTGTTGTTGTTTGCGCTGGGGCTGCTCCCTTGGCTACTGCCTGCTCAGCAGCGCTGGCGTGGCCTTTCGCTGCTGTGGCTTCTGTTGGCGGTATGCCTGCAGGTTCACTTGCAGCTGCGGGACGACTTGATTCGTGTGGAGCAGTGGGGTCGTCAGTGGTTGGTGTTGCGCCACCGAGGTCGGGCGGCCCTGTTGAGCAGCCATGGTGATGACCTCAGTTGCAGAATCGCGACGCGACTGAGTCATGGGCTCGGCCATCAACGGCTGGATTGGATTGCGGTCCTCGATCCGGTGGGTACGGATCAGCAGGTGTGTTGGAACGCATTGGCGCGCACGCTTCAAGTGGAACAGAGAGGCCGGCTCCCTCTGACGCCAGGGCAGCGTCTCCAGAGCGATGGACTGAGTGTTGGCGTCGCTGACCAGCGGGGT
This genomic window from Synechococcus sp. MIT S9220 contains:
- the glyQ gene encoding glycine--tRNA ligase subunit alpha, which produces MHFQDIISTLNRFWSEQGCLLLQPYDTEKGAGTMSPHTVLRAIGPEPWAVAYPEPCRRPTDGRYGDNPNRAQHYFQYQVLIKPSPDGIQETYLASLEAMGIRAADHDIRFVEDNWESPTLGAWGVGWEVWLDGMEVTQFTYFQQCGGIDCKPVSIEITYGLERLAMYLQNVESIWDLSWNADRSYGDIWLPFEKGQCHFNFEASNPERLKQLFAIYEAEAADLIESNLPAPALDFVLKCSHTFNLLEARGVISVTERTATIGRIRNLARKVAEAWLAEREALGFPLLKQPAAAAAAVAATAV
- a CDS encoding ComEC/Rec2 family competence protein; this translates as MKPVFSAGLLLFMACMGATSVRSPVQWLSLVALLVGGLVAWGRASHWPRKVMAGLALMLCLVSARCGTGVMPQPQPGDPSLFIPRDGTSLAVRLVGRIHADGAVTNGRCRSLLDVSSLNGQFSRGRTELTIDPCTTPLLTGSWLELEGELRRPQPGSHPLLARGDERLALQRTWSRLRTDAMHVLRQDWTPLADARRTIAERFTDLAGEQSGGLLAALVLGAAQVSLPQSLREGFRVAGLSHALAASGFHLSVLLGSALACTRTLPAALRLAAGSGAMALFLALAGAQPSVVRAVLMGAAALLIRESGHRSRPLGVLLVTLVLMLLVHPAWGRSVGFQLSAAATVGLMISAGPLEQWIVQNWPQQLQRLAPALSIPLAALFWTLPLQLLYFGAAPLYALLSNLLAAPLLAPLTLAAMALAVMVLLLPAALSAALLPWLIWPVQQLSWWLIILVNWISQWPGAQLLTGPVHPLLVLLFALGLLPWLLPAQQRWRGLSLLWLLLAVCLQVHLQLRDDLIRVEQWGRQWLVLRHRGRAALLSSHGDDLSCRIATRLSHGLGHQRLDWIAVLDPVGTDQQVCWNALARTLQVEQRGRLPLTPGQRLQSDGLSVGVADQRGRMLNVRFGTQFQRLRRSDLRPQSAECSGCEKAAY